A region from the Inhella inkyongensis genome encodes:
- the ligA gene encoding NAD-dependent DNA ligase LigA, translated as MLNPDLFEPAPAVAERAAWLRAQLHRHAHAYYTLDAPEIPDAEYDRLFQELVALETQYPVLRGADSPTLRVGAAPLPELAAVRHAVPMLSIHTETDTTAAGAQAFDARVRRELGLDLADAEVEYAAELKFDGLAVNLRYEQGVLVQAATRGDGETGEDVTQNIRTIGQIPLRLNGCAAPVLEVRGEVYMRRDAFERLNERQREQGGKTFVNPRNTAAGALRQLDPAITAQRPLCFFAYGLGEVQGWTVPDTHAGMLDALAALGLPVCAERVVSSGVEGLIAFHAAVLLKRDALPFDIDGIVYKVNSRALQQQLGFKTREPRWAVAHKYPAQEQITTLNAIDVQVGRTGKLTPVARLEPVFVGGTTVTNATLHNLFELRRKGVRAGDRVIVRRAGDVIPEVVGRLVEERPQYVPNFAMPRACPVCGSAVEREAASVEHRCTGGLVCAAQRKQALLHFAGRRAMDIEGLGDKLVDQLVDADIVRTLPDLYKLGFSHLAALERMGEKSAAKLLERLEASKQTTLPRFLFSLGVRHVGESTAKALARHFGSLDALMDADEAALLQVADVGPVVAHAIHSFFANPLNREAVEQLRAAGLSWSEGEGASSAPQILAGMTLVLTGTLPSLSRDEAQALIEAAGGKVSGSVSKKTHYVVAGEAAGSKLEKAQQLGVAVLDEAGLRELLASALPRSSL; from the coding sequence ATGCTGAATCCCGATCTGTTTGAGCCGGCGCCGGCCGTCGCTGAGCGCGCGGCGTGGCTGCGCGCGCAACTGCACCGCCACGCCCACGCGTACTACACGCTGGACGCGCCCGAAATCCCTGACGCCGAGTACGACCGCTTGTTTCAGGAACTGGTGGCCTTAGAGACTCAGTACCCGGTGCTGCGCGGGGCCGACAGCCCGACCCTGCGTGTGGGGGCCGCCCCCTTGCCCGAACTGGCGGCGGTACGCCATGCCGTGCCGATGCTGTCGATTCATACCGAGACCGACACCACGGCAGCCGGGGCCCAGGCCTTTGACGCCCGGGTACGGCGCGAGCTTGGGCTGGACTTGGCGGATGCCGAGGTTGAATACGCAGCCGAGCTCAAGTTCGATGGCCTGGCGGTGAACCTGCGCTACGAGCAAGGCGTGCTGGTGCAGGCCGCCACGCGCGGCGATGGCGAGACCGGCGAGGACGTCACGCAAAACATCCGCACCATCGGCCAGATCCCGCTGCGCCTGAACGGCTGTGCGGCGCCGGTGCTGGAGGTGCGGGGCGAGGTCTATATGCGCCGCGACGCTTTCGAGCGCCTGAACGAGCGCCAACGCGAGCAGGGCGGCAAGACCTTTGTGAACCCGCGCAACACCGCTGCCGGGGCCTTGCGCCAGCTTGACCCCGCCATCACCGCTCAGCGCCCACTGTGCTTCTTTGCCTATGGTCTGGGTGAGGTGCAGGGCTGGACCGTCCCGGACACCCATGCCGGGATGCTGGACGCCCTGGCCGCGCTGGGGTTGCCGGTGTGTGCGGAGCGTGTGGTGTCCAGCGGCGTCGAAGGCTTGATCGCATTCCATGCCGCGGTGCTGCTCAAGCGCGATGCCTTGCCCTTTGATATCGACGGCATCGTCTACAAGGTCAACTCGCGCGCCCTGCAGCAGCAGCTCGGCTTCAAGACCCGCGAGCCGCGCTGGGCGGTGGCGCACAAATACCCGGCGCAAGAGCAGATCACCACCTTGAATGCCATCGACGTGCAGGTGGGTCGCACCGGCAAACTGACCCCGGTGGCGCGGCTGGAGCCGGTGTTTGTGGGCGGCACCACGGTCACCAATGCCACCCTGCACAACTTGTTCGAGCTGCGCCGCAAGGGTGTGCGTGCGGGGGACCGCGTGATCGTGCGGCGCGCGGGCGATGTGATCCCCGAGGTGGTGGGCCGGTTGGTGGAAGAGCGGCCGCAGTACGTGCCCAACTTCGCGATGCCGCGCGCCTGCCCTGTGTGTGGCAGCGCGGTGGAGCGTGAGGCGGCTTCGGTGGAGCACCGTTGCACCGGGGGCCTGGTCTGCGCGGCTCAGCGCAAGCAGGCCCTGCTGCACTTTGCCGGCCGCCGTGCCATGGACATCGAGGGTCTGGGCGACAAGCTGGTGGACCAACTGGTCGACGCCGACATCGTGCGCACCCTGCCGGATCTTTACAAGCTGGGCTTCAGCCATCTGGCCGCGCTGGAGCGCATGGGCGAGAAGAGCGCGGCCAAGCTGCTGGAGCGCCTGGAAGCGAGCAAGCAGACCACCTTGCCGCGCTTTCTGTTCAGCCTGGGGGTGCGCCATGTGGGCGAGTCCACGGCCAAGGCCCTGGCGCGCCACTTCGGCAGCCTGGATGCGCTGATGGACGCCGATGAAGCCGCGCTCCTGCAAGTGGCCGATGTGGGCCCGGTGGTGGCGCATGCCATCCACAGCTTCTTTGCCAACCCGCTCAACCGCGAGGCCGTGGAGCAATTGCGCGCCGCTGGCTTGAGTTGGAGCGAAGGCGAGGGCGCCAGCAGTGCACCGCAAATTTTGGCAGGCATGACCCTGGTGCTGACCGGCACGCTGCCCAGCCTGAGCCGCGACGAGGCCCAGGCGCTGATCGAAGCCGCCGGCGGCAAGGTCAGCGGCTCGGTTTCCAAGAAGACGCACTACGTGGTGGCGGGTGAGGCGGCCGGGTCCAAGCTGGAAAAAGCCCAGCAACTCGGCGTGGCCGTGCTGGACGAGGCGGGCCTGCGCGAGTTGCTCGCCTCGGCATTGCCTCGCTCATCCCTCTAA